From one Nonomuraea polychroma genomic stretch:
- the dapD gene encoding 2,3,4,5-tetrahydropyridine-2,6-dicarboxylate N-succinyltransferase yields MTTAIDPTSTGAFGVGLATIAADGTVLDTWFPAPELGEAPLSGTERLSAAEAGELDSLTGPDTARGVEVVAVRTGIAKLSEAPVDAHDVYLRLHLLSARLIQPHGANLDGVFGLLANVAWTNFGPCPVPDFEQTRLRLRARGAVTVYGVDKFPRMVDYVLPSGVRIADADRVRLGAHLASGTTVMHEGFVNFNAGTLGSSMVEGRISAGVVVGDGSDVGGGASIMGTLSGGGKQVISIGRRCLLGANAGIGISLGDDCVVEAGLYVTAGTKVALPDGKVVKAAELSGANGILLRRNSQSGAVEAVPRTGTGIELNAALHAN; encoded by the coding sequence GTGACGACTGCTATCGATCCCACCTCGACCGGCGCTTTCGGCGTCGGCCTCGCGACCATCGCCGCCGACGGCACCGTGCTCGACACCTGGTTCCCCGCTCCCGAGCTGGGCGAGGCGCCCCTCTCGGGCACCGAGCGGCTGTCCGCCGCCGAGGCCGGTGAGCTGGACTCGCTGACGGGCCCCGACACGGCGCGGGGCGTGGAGGTGGTGGCGGTGCGCACCGGCATCGCCAAGCTGTCGGAGGCGCCCGTGGACGCGCACGACGTCTACCTGCGCCTGCACCTGCTGTCCGCGCGCCTGATCCAGCCGCACGGGGCCAACCTGGACGGCGTCTTCGGCCTGCTGGCCAACGTGGCGTGGACCAACTTCGGGCCGTGCCCGGTGCCGGACTTCGAGCAGACCCGCCTGCGGCTGCGGGCGAGGGGCGCCGTGACCGTGTACGGGGTGGACAAGTTCCCGCGGATGGTGGACTACGTGCTGCCGTCGGGCGTGCGGATCGCCGACGCCGACCGGGTACGCCTGGGCGCGCACCTGGCCAGCGGCACGACCGTCATGCACGAGGGTTTCGTGAACTTCAACGCCGGCACGCTGGGCTCGTCGATGGTCGAGGGCCGGATCTCGGCGGGCGTCGTGGTCGGCGACGGCTCCGACGTGGGCGGCGGCGCCTCGATCATGGGGACGCTCTCGGGCGGCGGCAAGCAGGTCATCTCGATCGGCCGGCGCTGCCTGCTGGGGGCGAACGCCGGCATCGGCATCTCCCTGGGCGACGACTGCGTGGTGGAGGCCGGCCTGTACGTGACGGCGGGCACGAAGGTCGCACTCCCCGACGGCAAGGTGGTCAAGGCGGCCGAACTGTCGGGCGCCAACGGCATCCTCCTGCGACGGAACTCCCAGTCCGGCGCCGTCGAGGCAGTCCCCCGCACAGGCACCGGCATCGAACTCAACGCCGCCCTCCACGCCAACTGA
- a CDS encoding pyridoxamine 5'-phosphate oxidase family protein — translation MPLSVAEREAFLAEPHIGGLAVEAGDGRAPLAVPVWYDYSPGGDIRFLTDGDSVKARLIAKAGRFSLLVQRVSPTYRYVSVEGPVVRTDPTTLDDLTRISARYLPPDAVSGYVQGSDLHVLVTFRMRPERWLSADLGALG, via the coding sequence ATGCCGTTGAGCGTGGCGGAGCGGGAGGCGTTCCTGGCGGAGCCGCACATCGGGGGTCTGGCGGTGGAGGCGGGCGACGGCCGGGCGCCGCTGGCGGTGCCCGTCTGGTACGACTACAGCCCCGGCGGGGACATCCGGTTCCTGACGGACGGCGACTCGGTCAAGGCGAGGCTGATCGCGAAGGCGGGCCGGTTCTCGCTGTTGGTGCAGCGGGTCAGCCCGACTTATCGGTACGTGTCCGTGGAAGGTCCCGTCGTACGCACCGATCCCACGACGCTGGACGACCTGACCCGCATCTCCGCCCGCTACCTGCCGCCCGACGCGGTGTCCGGCTATGTGCAGGGCTCGGACCTGCACGTGCTCGTGACGTTCCGGATGCGCCCGGAACGCTGGCTCTCGGCGGACCTGGGCGCCCTCGGCTGA
- a CDS encoding SDR family NAD(P)-dependent oxidoreductase — protein MRTKAASARDRVCSGHAVREVLETNVIGVLMVTNALLPLLRRSPAARIVNVSSGVGSLAHHTDPGHYMSGLPASATYPVSKTALNQLTVQYAKELRKDGILVDAAAPGACATDFTKDLPFPISRTAAEGAAIIVALATLPPDGPTGGFFDDAGMVPW, from the coding sequence GTGCGTACGAAGGCCGCCAGCGCCCGTGACCGCGTCTGCTCCGGCCACGCCGTGCGGGAGGTGCTCGAGACGAACGTCATCGGCGTCCTCATGGTCACCAACGCCCTGTTACCCCTGCTCAGACGTTCACCCGCGGCCCGCATCGTCAACGTCTCCAGCGGCGTCGGCTCCCTCGCCCACCACACCGATCCCGGCCACTACATGTCCGGGCTGCCGGCCTCGGCGACGTATCCGGTGTCCAAGACCGCGCTCAACCAGCTGACGGTGCAGTACGCCAAGGAGCTCCGCAAGGACGGCATCCTGGTCGACGCCGCCGCACCCGGGGCCTGCGCCACCGACTTCACCAAGGACCTGCCGTTCCCGATCAGCCGCACGGCCGCCGAGGGCGCCGCCATCATCGTCGCGCTCGCCACCCTGCCGCCGGACGGGCCGACGGGCGGCTTCTTCGACGATGCGGGGATGGTGCCCTGGTAG